A region of Streptomyces sp. NBC_01788 DNA encodes the following proteins:
- a CDS encoding TIGR00730 family Rossman fold protein — MNICVFLSAADLDDRYTRPARDFARLIGKGGHSLVWGGSDTGLMKVVADGVQEAGGRLIGVSVDFLSAKARPGADEMVIARDLAERKRLLLEKADAVVIMVGGTGTLDEATEILELKKHGRTEKPVVLLNTDGFYDGLKQQFRRMEEDGFLPRPLAELVFFAEEPAGAMTYLDEALRTG; from the coding sequence ATGAACATCTGCGTCTTCCTCTCCGCCGCCGACCTCGACGACCGTTACACCCGCCCCGCGCGGGACTTCGCCCGTCTGATCGGCAAGGGTGGTCACAGCCTGGTCTGGGGCGGATCCGACACCGGTCTGATGAAGGTGGTCGCGGACGGTGTGCAGGAGGCGGGCGGCCGGCTGATCGGCGTGTCGGTCGACTTCCTGTCGGCGAAGGCGCGGCCCGGCGCGGACGAGATGGTGATCGCCCGGGACCTTGCCGAGCGCAAGAGGCTGCTCCTGGAGAAGGCCGACGCCGTCGTGATCATGGTGGGCGGCACCGGCACGCTCGACGAGGCCACCGAGATCCTGGAGCTGAAGAAGCACGGTCGGACCGAGAAGCCGGTGGTGCTGCTGAACACCGACGGCTTCTACGACGGCCTCAAGCAGCAGTTCCGCCGGATGGAGGAGGACGGGTTCCTGCCCCGGCCGCTCGCCGAGCTGGTGTTCTTCGCCGAGGAGCCCGCGGGCGCGATGACGTATCTGGACGAGGCGCTGCGTACCGGCTGA
- a CDS encoding TetR family transcriptional regulator: MSHTPGVRQAQKQKTRQALMDAALGLLEEQSLSSLGLREVTRAAGVAPTAFYRHFHSTADLGVALVEQALSSLHPMIRSTVSPLDDSEQRIARAVDLIARHVEAYPAHVRFIARERHGGVRQVREVVRGQLARFAREVRDELAKDPQSAGWSEDDLLMLAQLYVDQMLIAGSLFLETLDATEQERERVTKVATRQLRLISVGRRHWLD, encoded by the coding sequence ATGAGTCACACTCCCGGCGTCCGGCAGGCCCAGAAGCAGAAGACCCGACAGGCCCTGATGGACGCGGCGCTGGGGCTGCTGGAGGAGCAGAGCCTGAGCAGCCTCGGCCTGCGTGAGGTCACACGCGCCGCCGGCGTCGCCCCGACCGCCTTCTACCGCCACTTCCACTCCACCGCGGATCTCGGCGTGGCCCTGGTCGAGCAGGCGCTGAGCAGCCTGCACCCGATGATCCGGTCGACGGTGTCCCCGCTGGACGACAGCGAGCAGCGCATCGCGCGGGCGGTCGACCTGATAGCCCGTCACGTCGAGGCGTACCCCGCCCATGTCCGTTTCATCGCCCGCGAGCGCCATGGCGGGGTGCGGCAGGTGCGGGAGGTCGTGCGCGGTCAACTGGCCCGGTTCGCCCGCGAGGTGAGGGACGAACTGGCCAAGGACCCCCAGTCCGCGGGGTGGAGCGAGGACGACCTGCTCATGCTCGCCCAGTTGTACGTCGATCAGATGCTGATCGCCGGTTCGCTGTTCCTTGAGACGCTCGACGCCACGGAGCAGGAGCGCGAGCGCGTCACCAAGGTCGCGACCCGGCAGCTGCGTCTGATCAGCGTCGGCCGCCGGCACTGGCTGGACTGA
- a CDS encoding DUF4190 domain-containing protein → MQLTAPAVRRTGTHDTDHMDDTDGMAVASFVLGLLGLLVLNLFLGPVAIVLAGVALWRGTGRRGRALLGLTLGIADLVVLLAFVQADHTLSWSL, encoded by the coding sequence ATGCAACTCACCGCACCGGCCGTGCGCCGCACCGGTACGCACGACACGGACCACATGGACGACACGGACGGGATGGCCGTCGCGTCCTTCGTCCTCGGCCTGCTCGGCCTGCTCGTCCTCAACCTGTTCCTCGGCCCCGTCGCCATCGTCCTGGCCGGCGTGGCCCTTTGGCGCGGCACCGGCCGCCGCGGCCGTGCCCTCCTCGGCCTGACCCTGGGCATCGCCGACCTCGTGGTCCTGCTGGCCTTCGTGCAGGCGGACCACACGCTGTCCTGGAGCTTGTGA
- a CDS encoding N-acetylmuramoyl-L-alanine amidase yields MGAKKTDGQRRLGRRALLLGGVALVVGGAAVERSGLARLWWRLPGAQKPRVEGAVDFVGARWVAASPANYRAADRPDDYRIDRVVIHVTQGSYASAVKVFQDPGHGAAAHYIVGADGHVTQMIRELDVAFHAGNRAYNERSVGIEHEGFVDDASSFTDAMYAASARLTAGICGRYGIAVDREHIIGHVEVPGTDHTDPGPHWDWDRYIRLVRAARTART; encoded by the coding sequence ATGGGGGCGAAGAAGACGGACGGGCAGCGGCGGCTGGGGCGGCGGGCCCTGCTGCTCGGCGGGGTGGCGCTGGTGGTGGGCGGGGCCGCGGTGGAGCGCAGCGGGCTGGCCCGGCTGTGGTGGCGGCTGCCCGGCGCGCAGAAGCCGCGGGTGGAGGGCGCGGTCGACTTCGTGGGCGCCCGGTGGGTGGCGGCCTCCCCGGCGAACTACCGGGCGGCGGACCGCCCCGACGACTACCGGATCGACCGGGTCGTCATCCATGTCACCCAGGGCAGCTACGCGAGCGCGGTGAAGGTGTTCCAGGACCCGGGGCACGGGGCCGCCGCGCACTACATAGTCGGCGCGGACGGGCATGTCACGCAGATGATCCGCGAACTGGACGTGGCGTTCCACGCGGGCAACCGGGCGTACAACGAGCGGAGCGTCGGCATCGAGCACGAGGGCTTCGTCGACGACGCCTCGTCGTTCACCGACGCGATGTACGCCGCCTCGGCGCGGCTGACGGCCGGGATCTGCGGCCGGTACGGCATCGCCGTCGACCGGGAGCACATCATCGGCCACGTGGAGGTCCCGGGCACCGACCACACGGACCCGGGCCCCCACTGGGACTGGGACCGCTACATACGCCTGGTCCGCGCGGCCAGAACCGCCCGGACCTGA
- the mnmA gene encoding tRNA 2-thiouridine(34) synthase MnmA yields MTDTPQRSRPLRVLAAMSGGVDSAVAAARAAEAGHDVTGVHLALSANPQSFRTGARGCCTIEDSRDARRAADVIGIPFYVWDLAERFREDVVEDFVAEYEAGRTPNPCLRCNEKIKFAALLDKALALGFDAVCTGHYAKVILNEDGTRELHRASDMAKDQSYVLGVLDDQQLAHAMFPLGDTLTTKDEIRAEAERRGLAVAKKPDSHDICFIADGDTQGFLARRLGKAEGDIVDESGAVVGSHEGAYGFTIGQRKGLRIGTPAPDGKPRYVLDISPVNNTVTVGPASALDVTGLTAIKPRWCGTAPSGPGTYTAQLRAHGGETEVTAELVGGELRVAFTEPVRGVAPGQAVVLYDGTRVVGSATIATTVRAKEPSTAV; encoded by the coding sequence ATGACTGACACCCCGCAGCGCTCCCGCCCCCTCCGCGTCCTCGCCGCCATGTCGGGCGGGGTCGACTCCGCCGTCGCCGCCGCGCGCGCCGCGGAAGCCGGCCACGACGTCACCGGCGTCCATCTCGCGCTCTCCGCGAACCCGCAGTCCTTCCGTACGGGCGCGCGGGGCTGCTGCACCATCGAGGACTCGCGCGACGCCCGCCGCGCCGCGGACGTCATCGGCATCCCGTTCTACGTGTGGGACCTCGCCGAGCGCTTCCGCGAGGACGTCGTGGAGGACTTCGTCGCCGAGTACGAGGCCGGCCGCACGCCGAACCCGTGCCTGCGCTGCAACGAGAAGATCAAGTTCGCCGCGCTCCTGGACAAGGCGCTGGCGCTCGGCTTCGACGCGGTCTGCACCGGCCACTACGCCAAGGTGATCCTCAACGAGGACGGCACTCGTGAGCTGCACCGGGCCTCCGACATGGCCAAGGACCAGTCGTACGTCCTCGGCGTCCTCGACGACCAGCAGCTCGCGCACGCCATGTTCCCGCTCGGGGACACGCTCACCACCAAGGACGAGATCCGCGCGGAGGCCGAGCGCCGGGGTCTGGCCGTCGCCAAGAAGCCCGACTCGCACGACATCTGCTTCATCGCCGACGGCGACACCCAGGGCTTCCTTGCCCGCCGCCTGGGCAAGGCCGAGGGCGACATCGTCGACGAGTCGGGCGCGGTCGTCGGCAGCCACGAGGGCGCGTACGGCTTCACCATCGGCCAGCGCAAGGGCCTGCGCATCGGCACCCCGGCGCCCGACGGCAAGCCGCGCTACGTCCTGGACATCTCCCCGGTGAACAACACGGTGACCGTCGGCCCGGCCTCCGCCCTGGACGTCACCGGCCTCACGGCGATCAAGCCCCGCTGGTGCGGCACGGCCCCGTCCGGCCCCGGCACCTACACGGCCCAGTTGCGCGCCCACGGCGGCGAGACCGAGGTCACCGCCGAACTCGTCGGCGGTGAACTCCGGGTCGCCTTCACCGAGCCGGTCCGCGGCGTGGCCCCCGGCCAGGCGGTCGTGCTGTACGACGGCACACGCGTGGTGGGCTCGGCGACGATCGCCACGACGGTAAGGGCGAAGGAGCCGAGCACGGCGGTCTGA
- a CDS encoding alpha/beta fold hydrolase, producing the protein MDKKTVSRDGTSLAYHRTGQGPVVVLVSGAMSTGATVASLAAALSDRCDAVVYDRRGRGGSGDTAPYAVEREVEDLAALIDAVGGEAALYGVSSGGALALRAAAGGLPVRQVAVYEVPFAVYEGGGRERAEYTAELTAALAEGRRGDAVELFLLLTGLAPQMIASARQSPMWAGMEAIAPTLAHDDAVMGDGLVPRDLLASVTVPVLSVAGGASPSWLREAAREVAEAAPRGTYRALEGQTHAVEPEALAPVLTEFFAS; encoded by the coding sequence ATGGACAAGAAGACCGTCTCACGTGACGGCACCTCCCTCGCTTACCACCGCACCGGGCAGGGCCCGGTGGTCGTCCTCGTCAGCGGCGCGATGTCGACGGGGGCCACGGTGGCGTCGCTTGCTGCCGCGTTGTCGGACCGCTGCGACGCCGTCGTCTACGACCGCCGGGGCCGCGGCGGGAGCGGGGACACGGCGCCCTACGCGGTGGAACGCGAGGTCGAGGACCTGGCCGCGCTGATCGACGCGGTGGGCGGCGAGGCGGCGCTGTACGGCGTCTCCTCCGGCGGCGCGCTGGCCCTGCGGGCGGCGGCCGGCGGGCTGCCGGTCCGGCAGGTCGCCGTCTACGAGGTGCCGTTCGCCGTGTACGAGGGCGGCGGGCGGGAGCGCGCCGAGTACACCGCCGAGCTGACCGCGGCGCTCGCCGAGGGCCGGCGCGGGGACGCTGTGGAGCTGTTCCTGCTGCTGACCGGGCTGGCGCCGCAGATGATCGCCAGCGCCCGCCAGTCACCCATGTGGGCGGGCATGGAGGCGATCGCGCCGACGCTCGCCCACGACGACGCGGTGATGGGGGACGGGCTGGTCCCCCGCGACCTGCTGGCCTCGGTCACCGTGCCGGTCCTGTCCGTGGCGGGCGGCGCCAGCCCGTCCTGGCTGCGTGAGGCGGCCAGGGAGGTCGCCGAGGCCGCGCCCCGGGGCACGTACCGGGCCCTGGAGGGCCAGACCCACGCGGTGGAACCGGAGGCGCTCGCGCCGGTTCTGACGGAGTTCTTCGCCTCCTGA
- a CDS encoding DUF427 domain-containing protein, whose protein sequence is MTQGHTITIDKSGERVRVVRDGQILAESDRALVLRETGCPPRYYLPPEDVRLDLLAASDTHTHCPFKGTASYWSLPGAADLAWAYPDPKPGVAEIKDHLCFYDVEVF, encoded by the coding sequence ATGACCCAAGGACACACGATCACGATCGACAAGAGCGGCGAACGCGTGCGTGTGGTGCGCGACGGCCAGATCCTCGCGGAGAGCGACCGCGCCCTGGTACTCCGCGAGACGGGGTGCCCGCCGCGCTACTACCTGCCGCCCGAGGACGTACGCCTCGACCTCCTGGCGGCGTCCGACACGCACACGCACTGCCCCTTCAAGGGCACGGCGTCCTACTGGTCCCTGCCCGGTGCGGCGGACCTGGCGTGGGCCTACCCCGACCCGAAGCCGGGTGTCGCCGAGATCAAGGACCACCTGTGCTTCTACGACGTGGAGGTGTTTTGA
- a CDS encoding SRPBCC family protein, with protein MRYTDQPGTHREVHIAAEPSRVWEVVTDVEAMAGWSPELVRVEWQDGADRPATGARYVGHNQNPLVGEWHTLSHITEAVPDRTLTWCVMDPTGRYGKASEDPADRMATWSFALAPAPEGGTVLRQSVTIGPGRSGLSGYIDRAPDQEEAIIAFRLDQLGQGMDATLTGIKETAEHRS; from the coding sequence ATGCGTTACACCGACCAGCCCGGCACCCACCGCGAGGTGCACATCGCGGCGGAACCCTCGCGGGTGTGGGAAGTCGTCACCGACGTCGAGGCCATGGCCGGGTGGAGTCCCGAGCTGGTGCGCGTGGAGTGGCAGGACGGCGCCGACCGCCCGGCTACGGGCGCCCGTTACGTCGGGCACAACCAGAATCCGCTCGTGGGCGAGTGGCACACCCTCTCCCACATCACGGAGGCCGTCCCGGACCGCACCCTCACCTGGTGCGTGATGGACCCGACCGGACGGTACGGCAAGGCCTCCGAGGACCCGGCGGACCGGATGGCCACCTGGTCCTTCGCCCTCGCCCCGGCGCCGGAGGGGGGCACCGTGCTGCGCCAGTCGGTCACGATCGGCCCCGGCCGCTCCGGCCTGAGCGGGTACATCGACCGCGCTCCCGACCAGGAGGAGGCGATCATCGCCTTCCGCCTGGACCAGCTCGGCCAGGGCATGGACGCCACCCTGACCGGCATCAAGGAGACGGCGGAGCACCGGTCCTAG
- a CDS encoding SDR family oxidoreductase: protein MAGMATHVITGAGSGIGAAVARRLHARGDELVLHARDAGRAKELAAAFPGARTLVGDLAEPDRLSWAFSHQTLPDRVDSLLHIAGVVDLGPVGELTPKTWRHQLDVNLIAPAEMTRHFLPQLRASRGHVLFVNSGAGLSAHADWSAYAASKHGLKALADSLRHEEHGNGVRVTSVYPGRTASRMQAKIHQQEGKEYDPGKWIDPDSVATTIVMALDLPRDAEVNDLTVRPGR from the coding sequence ATGGCGGGCATGGCTACTCATGTGATCACCGGGGCCGGCTCCGGCATCGGCGCGGCCGTCGCCCGCCGCCTGCACGCGCGCGGGGACGAGCTCGTGCTGCACGCGCGCGACGCCGGGCGCGCCAAGGAACTGGCCGCCGCGTTCCCCGGCGCCCGGACGCTCGTCGGCGACCTGGCCGAACCCGACCGGCTGAGCTGGGCGTTCTCCCACCAGACACTGCCCGACCGGGTGGACTCCCTGCTCCACATCGCGGGTGTGGTCGACCTCGGCCCGGTCGGTGAACTCACCCCGAAGACCTGGCGCCACCAGCTCGACGTCAATCTGATCGCCCCCGCGGAAATGACCCGCCACTTCCTGCCCCAGCTCCGCGCCTCGCGCGGCCACGTGCTGTTCGTCAACTCGGGCGCGGGCCTGAGCGCCCACGCCGACTGGTCCGCGTACGCCGCCTCCAAGCACGGTCTGAAGGCACTGGCGGACTCGCTGCGCCACGAGGAGCACGGCAACGGTGTCCGGGTCACCTCGGTCTACCCGGGCCGCACCGCCAGCCGTATGCAGGCCAAGATCCACCAGCAGGAGGGCAAGGAGTACGACCCCGGCAAGTGGATCGACCCCGACTCCGTCGCCACGACCATCGTCATGGCGCTCGACCTGCCGCGGGACGCGGAGGTCAACGACCTGACGGTGCGTCCGGGCCGGTGA
- a CDS encoding ketopantoate reductase family protein codes for MTSTAPDATEATSARSAPRPWTVAVLGPGGVGGLLAALLSRAGHRVICLAGDATARSLREGGIQVRSGQFGDFTAKVEADTELREPVDLCVVAVKHTSLDAALDRVPPAMLGADGLVLPLLNGIEHPGTLRRRYGDDRVAAGVIRVESTRVAPGVIEHGSPFTDIDLAGESTHPLTGLAAVLESAGVRTRVAGPETAVLWAKLAFLAPFALLTTRYDAAIGTVRTDHREELLTLVGEITAVGRAAGAPLDADRTLAMYDTFPVGMKSSMQRDAEAGRALELDAIGGAVLRAAERYGVPAPTAARLVSELAPL; via the coding sequence ATGACCAGCACCGCACCCGACGCCACCGAAGCCACTTCCGCGAGGAGTGCTCCCCGCCCCTGGACCGTGGCCGTGCTCGGCCCCGGCGGCGTCGGCGGACTGCTCGCCGCGCTGCTGTCCCGCGCGGGTCACCGGGTGATCTGCCTGGCCGGGGACGCGACGGCGCGGTCCCTGCGCGAGGGCGGGATACAGGTGCGCAGCGGCCAGTTCGGGGACTTCACCGCCAAGGTCGAGGCGGACACCGAGCTGCGGGAGCCGGTCGACCTGTGCGTGGTGGCCGTCAAGCACACCAGCCTGGACGCCGCCCTTGACCGGGTCCCGCCCGCCATGCTCGGCGCGGACGGCCTCGTCCTGCCGCTCCTCAACGGCATCGAGCACCCCGGGACCCTGCGCCGCCGCTACGGCGACGACCGGGTGGCCGCGGGCGTCATCCGCGTCGAGTCGACCCGCGTGGCGCCCGGTGTCATCGAGCACGGCAGCCCGTTCACCGACATCGACCTGGCCGGGGAGAGCACGCACCCGCTCACCGGCCTGGCCGCCGTGCTGGAGTCCGCCGGGGTGCGAACCCGCGTGGCCGGCCCCGAGACCGCCGTCCTCTGGGCGAAACTGGCCTTCCTCGCCCCCTTCGCCCTCCTCACCACCCGCTACGACGCCGCCATCGGCACGGTCCGCACCGACCACCGCGAAGAACTGCTCACCCTTGTCGGCGAGATCACCGCCGTCGGCCGCGCCGCCGGGGCGCCGCTCGACGCGGACCGGACGCTGGCGATGTACGACACGTTTCCGGTCGGCATGAAGTCCTCGATGCAGCGTGACGCCGAGGCCGGCCGCGCCCTGGAGCTCGACGCCATCGGCGGCGCCGTGCTGCGCGCCGCCGAGCGGTACGGCGTTCCGGCGCCGACGGCCGCCCGGCTGGTGTCCGAACTGGCACCCCTGTGA
- a CDS encoding cysteine desulfurase family protein yields the protein MAYLDHAATTPMLPEAAEALTAALGVTGNASSLHASGRAARRRVEEARETLAEALGARPSEVVFTSGGTEADNLAVKGLYWARRAADPARTRVLSSPVEHHAVLDAVHWLGEHEGATVEYLPVDSYGRVHPEALREAVARNPDDVALATVMWANNEIGTLLPVRELAAVAAEYGVPLHADAVQAFGQVPVDFAASGLAAMTVSGHKIGGPYGVGALILGREYAPVPVLHGGGQERHVRSGTLDAPAIASFAVAGRLAAERREWFAAEIGALRDELIAAVRSAVPDAILGGDPAPEGRLPANAHFTFPGCEGDSLLLLLDAQGIECSTGSACTAGVAQPSHVLLATGTDPDLARGTLRFTLGHTSARSDVDEVAKAIGPAVERARAAGLT from the coding sequence ATGGCTTACCTCGACCACGCCGCGACCACCCCGATGCTCCCGGAGGCGGCAGAGGCGCTGACCGCGGCACTGGGTGTCACCGGCAACGCCTCCTCTCTCCACGCGTCCGGGCGCGCGGCCCGCCGCAGGGTCGAGGAGGCCCGCGAAACCCTCGCCGAGGCCCTCGGCGCCCGTCCCAGCGAGGTCGTCTTCACCTCCGGCGGCACCGAGGCGGACAACCTCGCCGTCAAGGGCCTGTACTGGGCCCGGCGCGCCGCCGACCCGGCCCGCACGCGCGTCCTCTCAAGTCCCGTCGAGCACCACGCCGTCCTCGACGCCGTGCACTGGCTCGGCGAGCACGAGGGCGCCACCGTCGAGTACCTGCCGGTCGACTCCTACGGCCGCGTCCACCCCGAGGCGCTGCGCGAGGCCGTCGCCCGCAACCCCGACGACGTGGCCCTGGCCACCGTCATGTGGGCCAACAACGAGATCGGCACGCTGCTGCCGGTGCGCGAACTGGCCGCCGTGGCCGCCGAGTACGGGGTCCCGCTGCATGCCGACGCGGTGCAGGCGTTCGGGCAGGTCCCGGTCGACTTCGCCGCCTCGGGACTGGCCGCGATGACGGTCTCCGGCCACAAGATCGGCGGCCCGTACGGCGTCGGCGCGCTGATCCTGGGCCGCGAGTACGCCCCCGTGCCCGTCCTGCACGGCGGCGGCCAGGAACGGCACGTCCGCTCCGGCACCCTCGACGCGCCCGCGATCGCCTCCTTCGCCGTGGCCGGCCGGCTCGCCGCCGAGCGGCGCGAGTGGTTCGCCGCCGAGATCGGCGCGCTGCGCGACGAGTTGATCGCCGCCGTGCGCTCGGCGGTCCCGGACGCGATCCTCGGCGGCGACCCGGCACCGGAGGGGCGCCTTCCGGCCAACGCCCACTTCACCTTCCCCGGCTGCGAGGGCGACTCCCTGCTGCTCCTGCTGGACGCCCAGGGCATCGAGTGCTCCACCGGCTCCGCCTGCACAGCGGGCGTCGCCCAGCCCAGCCACGTCCTGCTCGCCACCGGCACCGACCCGGACCTGGCCCGCGGCACTCTCCGCTTCACGCTCGGCCACACGTCCGCCCGGTCCGACGTCGACGAGGTCGCGAAGGCCATCGGCCCGGCGGTGGAACGGGCCCGCGCGGCGGGGCTGACGTAA